The following proteins are co-located in the Schistocerca nitens isolate TAMUIC-IGC-003100 chromosome 2, iqSchNite1.1, whole genome shotgun sequence genome:
- the LOC126236729 gene encoding serine-rich adhesin for platelets-like → MAPKLVILLALSFVVQNTYASPLFFDSIGKIIDDVAQGIQDAVDDVANGIDNIVHGGTTTSSTSAPTTSTTVTEVTSTTVSDATTPSAATTSSTADVTSSATTSAATTASSSASEVTTSATASDATTATETSAGTTATDVTSSVTASDATTATETSAGTTATDVTSSVTASDATTATETSAGTTATDVTSSVTASDATTATETSAGTTATDVTSSVTASDATTATETSAGTTATDVTSSVTASDATTATETSAGTTATDVTSSVTASDATTATETSAGTTATDVTSSVTASDATTATETSAGTTATDVTSSVTASDATTATETSAGTTATDVTSSVTASDATTATETSAGTTATDVTSSVTASDATTATETSAGTTATDVTSSVTASDATTATETSAGTTATDVTSSVTASDATTATETSAGTTATDVTSSVTASDATTATETSAGTTATDVTSSVTASETSSSATVSDVTTSVTVSDGTTTVGLSKTTAPAVSSTATTATTSTAGTATGTTASDVTSSATASEAATSADTSSSTVSDVTTSDVVSEASTSADTSSSTVVSDDTSSVTASEATTSADTSSSTEVSDVTSSATASEATTSADTSSSTVVSDVTSSATASEATSSADTSSSTVVSDDTSSVTASEATTSADTSSSTEVSDVTSSATASEATTSADTSSSTVVSDVTSSATASEATSSADTSSSTVVSDDTSSATASEATTSADTSSSTIVSDDTSSVTASEATTSADTSSSTEVSDVTSSATASEAATSADSSSSTVVSDVSSSDTASEATTSADTSSTTVSDVTTSATTAATASTASSDSSDDSSSGLGGFFDAIKNAIENAKNVTENIVEDIVDTVGDITEEIVEKVKGFVNATQSQLKDIQSAVENSIASVSSELASLASTAVSALETAVADLATLTLNNIEQAEEDMEAAINATQKLAAAASGFASSAVTNVVNSIEGALNNTESLFDSLKTKLKSNSSSS, encoded by the exons ATGGCTCCCAAGCTGGTGATTCTCCTCGCTCTGTCGTTCGTGGTGCAG AACACATACGCGTCACCCCTATTTTTTGACTCGATAGGGAAGATTATAGACGATGTGGCGCAGGGTATTCAAGACGCTGTGGATGACGTTGCTAATGGCATAGACAACATTGTGCATGGAGGCACCACCACCAGCTCGACTTCTGCACCCACCACAAGTACAACTGTCACAGAGGTCACCAGCACCACTGTCTCTGATGCCACTACCCCCTCTGCAGCCACCACAAGTTCAACCGCAGACGTCACAAGCTCTGCGACAACCTCTGCTGCAACTACTGCAAGTTCTTCTGCCTCAGAAGTCACAACCTCTGCGACTGCGTCTGATGCAACTACTGCCACTGAAACTTCAGCTGGTACTACTGCCACAGATGTAACAAGCTCTGTGACTGCGTCTGATGCAACTACTGCCACTGAAACTTCAGCTGGTACTACTGCCACAGATGTAACGAGCTCTGTGACTGCGTCTGATGCAACTACTGCCACTGAAACTTCAGCTGGTACTACTGCCACAGATGTAACAAGCTCTGTGACTGCGTCTGATGCAACTACTGCCACTGAAACTTCAGCTGGTACTACTGCCACAGATGTAACAAGCTCTGTGACTGCGTCTGATGCAACTACTGCCACTGAAACTTCAGCTGGTACTACTGCCACAGATGTAACAAGCTCTGTGACTGCGTCTGATGCAACTACTGCCACTGAAACTTCAGCTGGTACTACTGCCACAGATGTAACAAGCTCTGTGACTGCGTCTGATGCAACTACTGCCACTGAAACTTCAGCTGGTACTACTGCCACAGATGTAACAAGCTCTGTGACTGCGTCTGATGCAACTACTGCCACTGAAACTTCAGCTGGTACTACTGCCACAGATGTAACAAGCTCTGTGACTGCGTCTGATGCAACTACTGCCACTGAAACTTCAGCTGGTACTACTGCCACAGATGTAACGAGCTCTGTGACTGCGTCTGATGCAACTACTGCCACTGAAACTTCAGCTGGTACTACTGCCACAGATGTAACAAGCTCTGTGACTGCGTCTGATGCAACTACTGCCACTGAAACTTCAGCTGGTACTACTGCCACAGATGTAACAAGCTCTGTGACTGCGTCTGATGCAACTACTGCCACTGAAACTTCAGCTGGTACTACTGCCACAGATGTAACAAGCTCTGTGACTGCGTCTGATGCAACTACTGCCACTGAAACTTCAGCTGGTACTACTGCCACAGATGTAACAAGCTCTGTGACTGCGTCTGATGCAACTACTGCCACTGAAACTTCAGCTGGTACTACTGCCACAGATGTAACAAGCTCTGTGACTGCGTCTGAAACTTCTTCAAGTGCTACTGTGTCAGATGTTACGACTTCTGTAACTGTCTCCGATGGTACGACCACCGTTGGACTTTCTAAAACTACTGCGCCAGCTGTCTCCAGCACTGCTACCACTGCTACTACAAGCACTGCTGGAACTGCCACAGGCACTACTGCCTCAGATGTCACCAGCTCGGCTACTGCTTCTGAAGCTGCTACCTCTGCTGACACCTCATCAAGCACAGTCTCAGATGTCACCACCTCGGATGTTGTCTCGGAAGCCAGTACCTCTGCTGACACCTCATCAAGTACTGTAGTCTCCGATGACACCAGCTCAGTTACTGCCTCTGAAGCCACTACCTCTGCTGACACCTCATCAAGTACTGAAGTCTCTGACGTGACCAGTTCGGCTACTGCTTCTGAAGCCACTACCTCTGCTGACACCTCATCAAGTACTGTAGTCTCTGACGTCACCAGCTCGGCTACCGCCTCTGAAGCCACTAGCTCTGCTGACACCTCATCAAGTACTGTAGTCTCCGATGACACCAGCTCAGTTACTGCCTCTGAAGCCACTACCTCTGCTGACACCTCATCAAGTACTGAAGTCTCTGACGTGACCAGTTCGGCTACTGCTTCTGAAGCCACTACCTCTGCTGACACCTCATCAAGTACTGTAGTCTCTGACGTCACCAGCTCGGCTACCGCCTCTGAAGCCACTAGCTCTGCTGACACCTCATCAAGTACTGTAGTCTCCGATGACACCAGCTCGGCTACTGCCTCTGAAGCTACTACCTCTGCCGACACCTCTTCAAGCACCATCGTTTCAGACGACACCAGCTCAGTTACTGCCTCTGAAGCCACTACCTCTGCTGACACCTCATCAAGTACTGAAGTCTCTGACGTCACCAGTTCGGCTACTGCCTCTGAAGCTGCTACCTCTGCTGACAGCTCATCGAGTACTgtagtctcagatgtcagcagctCAGATACTGCCTCTGAAGCCACTACCTCTGCTGACACCTCAAGCACTACAGTCTCAGATGtcactacctctgcaactaccgCCGCAACTGCAAGCACTGCCAGCAGCGATTCATCTGAT GATTCTTCGTCGGGACTTGGCGGCTTCTTTGATGCTATAAAGAACGCTATCGAGAACGCCAAGAATGTCACAGAGAACATAGTCGAGGACATCGTTGACACTGTAGGAGATATAACTGAAGAGATAGTCGAGAAAGTAAAGGGCTTTGTAAATGCCACTCAGTCCCAGCTGAAAGATATCCAG tcagccgtCGAAAATTCGATCGCCAGCGTGTCTTCAGAGCTGGCGAGCCTCGCGTCTACGGCCGTATCGGCCCTGGAGACGGCGGTGGCGGACCTGGCGACGCTGACGCTGAACAACATCGAGCAGGCCGAGGAGGACATGGAGGCTGCCATCAACGCCACGCAGAAGCTCGCGGCCGCCGCCAGCGGCTTCGCTTCTAGCGCCGTCACCAACGTCGTCAATTCCATCGAGGGG GCTCTGAACAACACGGAGTCGCTGTTCGACAGTCTCAAGACGAAGCTGaaaagcaacagcagcagctcgtgA